A section of the Flaviflexus equikiangi genome encodes:
- a CDS encoding ABC transporter permease, which yields MILFFASFLVYGLTVHSGDPLQDLREQNDQNRQNRIDQRIAQMRLNDPWIVRYWDWLRGILGCARLQCDFGSNRSGQDVNNLLANAAESTIRLVLLATILGIIVGVFFGVMAAIRQYSGFDYAVTAIAFVFYSLPAFVFAVLLKEFGAIRFNNWLAAPTFNLIFIAIVAGLFALFCQAIIAGEARKRLIVAAAAFLGSAGLLQIIDVTDWARNPIAGLWMEIVMGIAAAVLFTALLASLSNKRAILSTLGSAAAMILLIVVFSSQLEDPTWTFLGLMLLAGIVLAVAISLTFGGYAKRSIMWASVWTVISINFAVLVDYLARHWADYYELVRGRPISTIGSVSPNFRGADDFWLSLMDTTTHLILPTLSLTLMSVASYTRYTRSSMLEVLGQDYVRTARAKGLPEHTVMTRHAFRNALLPITTIVAFDFASLIGGAVITEKVFGWKGMGELFETALKNVDPDPVMAFFMVTGGIAVLMNMLADIMYAYIDPRIRR from the coding sequence ATGATTCTTTTTTTCGCATCGTTCCTGGTCTACGGACTTACCGTCCACTCCGGCGACCCCCTGCAAGATCTGCGCGAACAGAATGATCAGAACCGCCAGAACCGCATCGACCAGCGCATCGCGCAGATGCGACTCAACGACCCGTGGATAGTCCGCTACTGGGACTGGCTCCGAGGCATCTTGGGATGTGCGCGCCTGCAGTGCGACTTCGGCTCGAACCGCTCCGGCCAGGACGTCAATAATCTTCTTGCGAATGCTGCCGAGTCCACGATTCGTCTCGTCCTTCTCGCAACGATTCTCGGCATTATCGTCGGCGTCTTCTTCGGCGTCATGGCAGCGATCCGCCAGTACTCCGGCTTCGACTACGCCGTGACGGCCATCGCCTTCGTCTTCTACTCGCTGCCCGCCTTCGTCTTCGCCGTTCTCCTCAAGGAGTTCGGTGCGATCCGATTCAACAACTGGTTAGCGGCTCCAACCTTTAACCTCATATTTATCGCCATAGTCGCAGGACTCTTCGCGCTCTTCTGTCAGGCGATCATCGCCGGAGAGGCACGCAAGCGGCTCATCGTTGCCGCCGCAGCGTTCCTCGGCTCCGCGGGACTTCTCCAGATCATCGACGTGACCGACTGGGCGCGCAACCCGATTGCCGGCCTGTGGATGGAAATCGTCATGGGCATCGCCGCCGCAGTGCTCTTCACTGCCCTCCTCGCGAGCCTGTCGAACAAGCGCGCAATCCTCAGCACCCTCGGTTCCGCTGCGGCCATGATCCTCCTCATCGTCGTCTTCTCGTCGCAGCTCGAGGATCCGACGTGGACCTTCCTCGGCCTGATGCTTCTCGCTGGCATCGTCCTCGCCGTTGCGATCAGCCTGACGTTTGGCGGCTACGCCAAGCGGTCGATCATGTGGGCAAGCGTGTGGACGGTCATATCGATCAACTTCGCCGTTCTCGTCGACTACCTTGCCCGTCACTGGGCGGATTACTACGAGCTGGTTCGCGGCCGTCCCATTTCGACGATCGGTTCGGTGTCACCGAACTTCCGCGGTGCCGATGACTTCTGGCTTTCGCTCATGGACACGACGACGCACCTCATACTGCCGACCCTGTCCCTGACGCTCATGTCGGTGGCCTCCTACACGCGGTACACCAGGTCGTCGATGCTCGAGGTTCTCGGTCAGGACTACGTTCGCACCGCTCGCGCCAAAGGCCTGCCCGAGCACACCGTGATGACACGTCACGCCTTCCGCAACGCGCTCCTCCCCATCACCACGATTGTTGCCTTCGACTTCGCCTCCCTCATCGGCGGCGCCGTGATCACCGAGAAGGTGTTCGGCTGGAAGGGCATGGGTGAGCTGTTCGAAACGGCTCTGAAGAACGTCGACCCAGACCCTGTCATGGCCTTCTTCATGGTGACGGGTGGTATTGCGGTGCTCATGAATATGCTTGCCGACATCATGTACGCGTACATCGACCCCAGGATCAGACGGTGA
- a CDS encoding ABC transporter permease yields the protein MDNTDPKAHIAAVGDFNVAELDDEVLDSTTNKSYSQGQLVLRRFLRHRAAMISLFVFSFIILLAFTSIGVGPIPGWWKYGYESTHPIVNGGAPTLGWFTLGEHPMGQDTAGKDYFALIMRGTQRSIIIAFIVGIVSTLLGTIIGALSGYLRGWVETILMRLTDLFIVIPLLLLAAVVGQLANERLGGGIIILALLLGLLSWTGLARLVRGEVLSLREREFVYSAQALGASTPRIIIKHILPNCLGTIIVSATLAIASAILLETSLSFLGFGVKSPDTSLGLLISQYQQKFSSQPWLFYWPAGFILAIALSVNFIGDGLRDAFDPRQKGMGKKIKKAKKVQA from the coding sequence ATGGATAACACTGATCCGAAGGCCCATATCGCGGCAGTGGGCGACTTCAACGTCGCTGAACTCGACGACGAGGTTTTGGACTCGACGACGAACAAGTCGTACTCGCAGGGTCAGCTCGTCCTGCGCCGCTTCCTCCGTCATCGCGCCGCGATGATCTCCCTCTTCGTCTTCTCCTTCATCATTCTCCTTGCCTTCACCTCGATCGGTGTCGGCCCCATCCCCGGATGGTGGAAGTACGGCTACGAGTCGACGCACCCGATCGTCAACGGCGGCGCACCCACCCTGGGCTGGTTCACTCTCGGTGAGCACCCCATGGGACAGGACACCGCAGGCAAGGACTACTTCGCGTTGATCATGCGGGGTACTCAGCGCTCGATCATCATCGCCTTTATCGTCGGCATCGTCTCGACTCTTCTGGGCACCATCATCGGTGCGCTCTCGGGCTACCTGCGCGGCTGGGTCGAGACGATCCTCATGCGTCTCACCGACCTCTTCATCGTCATCCCGCTGCTCCTCCTCGCCGCCGTTGTCGGCCAGCTCGCGAACGAGAGGCTCGGCGGCGGCATCATCATCCTCGCCCTCCTCCTCGGTCTGCTCTCCTGGACCGGTCTTGCCAGGCTCGTCCGCGGCGAAGTGCTGTCCCTGCGCGAACGCGAGTTCGTCTACTCGGCGCAGGCTCTCGGAGCGTCGACGCCCCGCATCATCATCAAGCACATTCTCCCGAACTGCCTCGGTACGATTATCGTCTCCGCGACACTCGCCATCGCCTCGGCGATCCTCCTCGAGACCTCGCTGTCGTTCCTCGGCTTCGGCGTGAAGTCCCCCGACACGTCTCTTGGTCTGCTGATCTCGCAGTACCAGCAGAAGTTCTCCAGCCAGCCGTGGCTGTTCTACTGGCCCGCAGGTTTCATCCTTGCGATCGCTCTCTCCGTCAACTTCATCGGCGACGGCCTCCGCGACGCCTTCGACCCCCGCCAGAAGGGCATGGGCAAGAAGATTAAGAAAGCTAAGAAGGTTCAGGCATGA
- a CDS encoding ABC transporter ATP-binding protein, translated as MIFGKKKSDTDVTSTKPTGRKDIVKVHEKTDAPVLSFNDLDVQFRTEFGRVHAVRGVDIDIHPGEVVALVGESGSGKSVTSMSALGLLPNNSNVEGEITVAGHAVRSMSARGWRRLRGGDIAMVFQEPMTALNPVLTIGMQITEALELHEIAYGSAAEARAVELLRMVGIDNPEERIHQYPHELSGGQRQRVVIAIAISCNPAVIVADEPTTALDVTVQADILDLLRSLKDKLNTGILLITHSMGVVADMADRVHVMFRGNIVESGTVSEVLNEAKHPYTQRLLKAVPHLGQGRAQFGLKELSGSTLDISKTVLDVKDLIVEYEVWGKEPFRAVDVVSFDVAEREIVGLVGESGSGKSTIGKCILGLQPAAGGEVKLFGENMIGRNKEEQKAVRKDIGVIFQDPAASLNPRFPVGDCIAEPLVVHKVGSKKEQRDRVYELLDAVQLPRSTYNRFPHELSGGQRQRVCIARALALNPSLLIADEPTSALDVSVQATVLRMLAELQDEFGFACLFISHDLAVVDLMANRVVVLQNGKVVEQGLCADVLHDPKEEYTKRLIAAAPVPEPGEQKRRREERHALLREFGEEISELKI; from the coding sequence ATGATCTTCGGTAAGAAGAAGTCCGACACGGACGTAACATCAACGAAGCCCACGGGTCGCAAGGACATTGTCAAGGTCCACGAGAAGACCGACGCCCCTGTGCTGTCCTTCAACGACCTCGACGTGCAGTTCCGCACGGAGTTCGGACGCGTCCACGCCGTTCGTGGCGTCGACATCGACATCCACCCCGGTGAAGTCGTCGCCCTCGTCGGCGAGTCAGGCTCGGGCAAGTCCGTCACCTCCATGTCAGCTCTCGGCCTGCTCCCCAACAACTCGAACGTTGAAGGCGAGATCACGGTCGCGGGCCACGCAGTCCGCTCGATGTCGGCCCGCGGTTGGCGTCGCCTGCGCGGCGGAGACATCGCCATGGTGTTCCAGGAGCCGATGACGGCGCTCAACCCGGTGCTGACGATCGGTATGCAGATCACGGAGGCGCTCGAGCTTCACGAGATCGCCTACGGCAGCGCCGCTGAGGCCCGTGCCGTGGAGCTGCTCCGCATGGTCGGCATCGACAACCCCGAGGAGCGCATCCACCAGTACCCGCACGAGCTGTCCGGTGGCCAGCGCCAGCGCGTCGTCATCGCGATCGCGATCTCCTGCAACCCTGCGGTGATCGTGGCCGACGAGCCCACGACGGCTCTCGATGTGACCGTCCAGGCCGATATCCTCGACCTGCTGCGGTCTCTCAAGGACAAGCTCAACACTGGCATCCTCCTCATCACTCACTCGATGGGCGTCGTGGCTGACATGGCGGACCGCGTCCATGTCATGTTCCGCGGCAACATCGTCGAGTCCGGCACTGTCTCCGAGGTCCTCAACGAGGCGAAGCATCCCTACACGCAGCGCCTGCTGAAGGCTGTTCCCCACCTCGGCCAGGGGCGTGCACAGTTCGGACTGAAGGAACTCTCCGGCAGCACCCTCGATATCTCCAAGACTGTCCTCGATGTCAAGGATCTCATCGTCGAGTACGAGGTGTGGGGCAAGGAACCGTTCCGGGCTGTCGACGTCGTCTCCTTCGATGTTGCCGAGCGTGAGATCGTCGGGCTTGTGGGCGAATCCGGCTCGGGCAAGTCGACGATCGGCAAGTGCATCCTCGGCCTCCAGCCCGCTGCGGGTGGCGAGGTGAAGCTGTTCGGCGAGAACATGATCGGCCGGAACAAGGAAGAGCAGAAGGCTGTCCGCAAGGATATCGGCGTGATCTTCCAGGACCCTGCCGCGTCATTGAACCCGCGCTTCCCCGTCGGCGACTGCATTGCCGAACCGCTCGTCGTCCACAAGGTCGGCTCCAAGAAGGAACAGCGGGACCGCGTCTACGAACTCCTCGACGCCGTCCAGCTGCCGCGATCGACCTATAACCGGTTCCCGCACGAGCTCTCGGGCGGCCAGCGTCAACGCGTGTGTATTGCACGCGCACTGGCACTCAACCCGTCGCTTCTCATCGCCGATGAGCCGACGTCGGCCCTCGACGTGTCCGTCCAGGCCACGGTGCTGCGCATGCTGGCCGAGCTTCAGGACGAGTTCGGGTTCGCCTGCCTCTTCATCTCCCACGATCTCGCTGTCGTCGACCTCATGGCGAACCGTGTGGTCGTGCTCCAGAACGGCAAGGTTGTGGAACAGGGCCTGTGTGCCGATGTGCTCCACGATCCGAAGGAAGAGTACACGAAGCGTCTCATCGCGGCCGCGCCGGTTCCCGAACCGGGCGAGCAGAAGCGTCGTCGCGAAGAGCGCCACGCGCTGCTGCGCGAGTTCGGCGAAGAGATCTCCGAGCTGAAGATCTGA
- the typA gene encoding translational GTPase TypA, which translates to MKVTRSDIRNVAIVAHVDHGKTTLVDAMLWQSDVFDSHASVESTGERVMDSGDLEREKGITILAKNTAITYKGPAAAKHGEPDGIIINVVDTPGHADFGGEVERALSMVDGVVLLVDASEGPLPQTRFVLRKALAGRLPVIVVVNKVDRPDSRIEAVVSETTDLLLNLASDLEGDIDETVDIDAILDVPVIYASGKAGLASVEQPEDGTLPDSSDLEPLFDAILTNIPAPTYDDEAPVAAQVTNLDASPFLGRLALIRVHSGVIRKGQTLGWRKMDGTMKSAKISELLRTVGLERVPDTEAGPGDIVAIAGIPDITIGDSLVDMENPIDLPEIHVDEPAISLTIGINTSPLAGKVKGHKLTARQVKDRLDRELVGNVSLRILPTDRPDAWEVQGRGELALAILVEQMRREGFELTVGKPQVVTKLDENGKVLEPYEHMTIDVPEEHLGAVTQLMAGRKGRMTTMTNHGTGWVRMEYTIPSRGLIGFRTHFLTETRGTGIGSSLFAGYDAWAGEIESRITGSLIADRQGAVTPFSLLRLEDRGTFFVEPTQEVYEGMVVGENPRAEDMEVNVVREKELTNMRAASADTFETLVPPRKLTLEESLEFIEDDECVEVTPETIRIRKVVLNAHDRVRANRKRAQGK; encoded by the coding sequence GTGAAAGTAACTCGCTCAGATATTCGTAACGTAGCAATTGTGGCCCACGTCGACCACGGTAAGACCACACTCGTTGATGCCATGCTGTGGCAGTCCGACGTCTTCGACTCCCACGCCTCAGTTGAATCGACCGGTGAGCGTGTCATGGACTCAGGCGACCTGGAACGCGAGAAGGGCATCACCATTCTCGCGAAGAACACCGCCATCACCTACAAGGGTCCCGCAGCCGCCAAGCACGGCGAGCCCGACGGCATCATCATCAACGTCGTCGATACACCCGGCCACGCCGACTTCGGCGGCGAAGTCGAACGCGCACTCTCGATGGTCGATGGTGTCGTTCTTCTCGTCGACGCGTCAGAGGGCCCGCTTCCGCAGACACGTTTCGTGCTACGCAAGGCTCTCGCTGGCAGGCTCCCCGTCATCGTTGTCGTCAACAAGGTTGACCGTCCCGATTCCCGCATCGAGGCCGTCGTGTCCGAGACGACGGATCTGCTTCTCAATCTCGCCTCCGACTTGGAGGGCGATATCGATGAGACGGTTGACATCGACGCCATTCTCGACGTGCCGGTCATCTATGCCTCCGGCAAGGCCGGACTGGCCTCCGTCGAGCAGCCCGAGGACGGCACACTTCCGGATTCGAGCGACCTCGAACCGCTCTTCGACGCGATCCTCACGAACATCCCCGCCCCCACGTATGACGACGAGGCACCGGTTGCCGCCCAGGTGACGAACCTCGACGCATCCCCGTTCCTCGGCAGGCTTGCCCTCATCCGCGTCCATTCCGGCGTGATCCGCAAGGGCCAGACGCTGGGATGGCGGAAGATGGACGGGACGATGAAGTCGGCGAAGATCTCGGAGCTTCTCCGCACCGTCGGCCTTGAGCGCGTCCCTGACACTGAGGCGGGCCCGGGCGACATCGTCGCCATCGCCGGTATTCCCGACATCACGATCGGCGACTCGCTCGTCGACATGGAGAACCCGATCGACCTTCCCGAGATCCACGTCGATGAGCCCGCCATCTCCCTCACCATCGGTATCAACACGTCCCCTCTCGCAGGCAAGGTGAAGGGCCACAAGCTCACAGCCCGCCAGGTCAAGGACCGTCTCGATCGCGAGCTCGTCGGAAACGTGTCCCTCCGCATCCTCCCCACCGATCGTCCCGACGCGTGGGAGGTTCAGGGCAGGGGCGAGCTCGCGCTCGCCATCCTCGTCGAGCAGATGAGGCGCGAAGGATTCGAACTGACGGTCGGCAAGCCGCAGGTTGTGACGAAGCTGGACGAGAACGGCAAGGTTCTCGAGCCCTACGAGCACATGACGATCGACGTCCCCGAGGAGCATCTCGGCGCCGTCACGCAGCTCATGGCTGGTCGCAAGGGCCGCATGACGACGATGACGAACCACGGCACGGGCTGGGTGCGCATGGAGTACACGATCCCGTCCCGCGGCCTCATCGGCTTCCGCACGCACTTCCTCACGGAGACTCGCGGCACCGGCATCGGCTCCTCCCTGTTCGCAGGCTACGACGCGTGGGCAGGTGAGATCGAGTCCCGGATCACCGGTTCCCTCATCGCCGACCGTCAGGGCGCCGTCACCCCGTTCTCGCTCCTTCGCCTCGAGGACCGAGGCACCTTCTTCGTCGAGCCGACCCAGGAGGTCTATGAGGGCATGGTCGTGGGCGAGAACCCGCGCGCCGAAGACATGGAGGTGAACGTTGTCAGGGAGAAGGAGCTGACGAACATGCGTGCCGCATCGGCCGATACGTTCGAGACTCTCGTTCCGCCCCGCAAGCTCACCCTCGAGGAGTCTCTCGAGTTCATCGAAGATGACGAATGCGTCGAGGTCACTCCCGAGACCATCCGCATCCGCAAAGTCGTCCTCAACGCGCATGATCGTGTTCGCGCCAACCGCAAGCGGGCGCAGGGCAAGTAA
- a CDS encoding VanW family protein, producing the protein MFDDDRTSEWVPSRAVDDAESPRALWPFVAAAIALVLVVVYIGMAFFFADRIPTNTTIAGVDVGGMSEEAAAEKLEADLAGAVSDPVPVTVAGTDITAEIDPTAASVAIDGAATVEGLTGLSFNPAHLLRHLSGSDDVDPVVSFDEAALSETIRSLNEQLGTRPVDATISFAGSTIQTTHQVNGTGIDAETAVRILGQGWVSQTRPIELEPVDLEPDVTDKDVERVRAEQAEPLVASPLTVSVGERDVVLEPQRLAEAASFTADNGELTMIVDTAALVDQVIEGAGDELEDPKNAEILIEDHAVGPIIRPGRSGMVINTEATGEAIGAVVTTSTRTVEAVVTEEEPEFSTADAEALGIVEVVSEISTPLTNDPVRTQNLIVGTSKTNNTLVLPGEEFSLLTTLGPITEENGFVSSGVVVDGFNAVALGGGLSQLSTNTFNLGYRAGMEDIQHQPHSKYFDRYPMGVEATLWVPSVDMRWRNSSPFGVLVETWVEGGQVRSRLWSTAYYDVDITVSDPYKYVQPTTEVNTSPDCVPYAAGGPGFTVDVTRIVRREGEMIYNNSYSWTYQPVHAAVCG; encoded by the coding sequence ATGTTTGATGATGATCGTACGAGTGAATGGGTTCCCTCGCGGGCCGTTGACGATGCTGAGTCGCCTCGAGCGCTCTGGCCCTTCGTCGCCGCCGCAATCGCCCTCGTCCTCGTCGTTGTCTATATCGGCATGGCATTCTTCTTCGCAGATCGCATCCCGACGAACACGACCATTGCGGGGGTCGATGTGGGCGGCATGTCCGAGGAAGCCGCCGCCGAGAAGCTTGAAGCTGACCTTGCCGGTGCCGTGAGCGATCCGGTACCGGTGACGGTTGCCGGCACCGATATCACGGCCGAAATCGATCCGACCGCCGCGTCTGTCGCGATCGATGGTGCGGCCACGGTCGAGGGACTGACGGGACTCTCCTTCAATCCGGCTCATCTCCTGCGCCATCTTTCCGGGAGCGATGATGTGGATCCCGTCGTCAGCTTCGACGAGGCTGCGCTCAGCGAGACGATCCGTTCGTTGAACGAGCAGCTCGGGACACGGCCTGTCGATGCGACGATCTCTTTTGCCGGATCGACGATCCAGACCACACACCAGGTCAATGGCACCGGCATCGATGCCGAGACTGCTGTCCGCATTCTTGGGCAGGGCTGGGTCTCCCAGACCAGGCCGATCGAGCTTGAACCCGTTGACCTTGAACCAGACGTGACAGATAAGGATGTCGAGAGGGTGCGCGCCGAGCAGGCGGAGCCGCTCGTCGCGTCCCCCCTGACTGTCTCAGTCGGGGAGCGCGACGTGGTCCTCGAGCCGCAGCGTCTCGCCGAGGCCGCATCGTTCACCGCCGACAACGGCGAACTCACGATGATCGTCGACACGGCCGCTCTCGTCGACCAGGTGATCGAGGGGGCGGGAGACGAGCTCGAGGATCCGAAGAACGCCGAGATCCTCATCGAAGACCATGCTGTCGGCCCGATCATCCGTCCCGGCCGAAGCGGAATGGTGATCAACACGGAGGCCACCGGAGAGGCCATCGGCGCCGTTGTCACCACATCCACGCGCACCGTCGAGGCGGTTGTCACCGAGGAGGAGCCGGAGTTCTCCACTGCCGATGCTGAAGCCCTCGGCATCGTCGAAGTCGTCTCTGAGATCTCCACGCCTCTGACGAACGATCCTGTGCGCACCCAGAACCTGATCGTCGGAACGAGCAAGACGAACAACACGCTCGTCCTGCCGGGGGAGGAGTTCTCTCTCCTGACGACCCTCGGTCCGATCACGGAAGAGAACGGTTTCGTGTCCTCCGGTGTTGTCGTGGACGGCTTCAACGCCGTCGCTCTGGGCGGGGGATTGTCGCAGCTGTCGACCAACACGTTCAACCTCGGCTATCGCGCCGGCATGGAAGACATCCAGCACCAGCCGCACTCCAAGTACTTCGATCGTTACCCCATGGGCGTCGAGGCGACACTGTGGGTGCCCTCGGTCGATATGCGGTGGCGGAACTCGAGCCCCTTCGGTGTGCTCGTCGAAACGTGGGTCGAGGGTGGACAGGTTCGCTCTCGACTCTGGTCGACAGCGTACTACGACGTCGATATCACGGTGTCGGATCCCTACAAATATGTTCAGCCGACGACAGAGGTCAACACGTCTCCCGATTGTGTCCCCTATGCTGCGGGAGGCCCCGGCTTCACGGTCGACGTCACTCGCATCGTCCGCCGCGAGGGAGAAATGATCTACAATAATTCGTACTCGTGGACATATCAGCCGGTCCACGCCGCGGTCTGCGGATGA
- the fdxA gene encoding ferredoxin: MTYVIALPCVDIKDRACVDECPVDCIYEGERMLYIHPDECVDCGACEPVCPVEAIYYEDDTPEEWSEYYKANVEFFDKIGSPGGAAKMGVIAYDHPIVAALPAGIND; the protein is encoded by the coding sequence GTGACGTACGTAATTGCACTTCCCTGTGTCGATATCAAGGACCGCGCGTGCGTGGACGAGTGTCCTGTCGACTGCATCTACGAGGGCGAACGCATGCTGTACATCCACCCCGATGAGTGCGTCGACTGCGGTGCCTGCGAGCCGGTGTGCCCTGTCGAGGCCATCTACTACGAAGACGACACTCCCGAGGAGTGGAGCGAGTACTACAAGGCGAACGTCGAGTTCTTCGACAAGATCGGGTCCCCGGGCGGTGCGGCGAAGATGGGAGTCATCGCCTATGATCACCCGATCGTCGCGGCTCTCCCGGCCGGAATCAACGACTGA
- the dapC gene encoding succinyldiaminopimelate transaminase, with translation MPLLGEGLPDFPWDTLTPYKTVAYAYPGVTADLSIGTPVDPTPRIAIEALRASEQSPGYPPALGTPELRSAMVTWWARTRGATVGLDGVLPTIGSKEMVALLPSLLGITGNVLIPACSYPTYDVGTRLSGATPVPIDPASDPETWPSADLVWLNSPGNPHGHVLDRDQLRAIVAWGRRTGTIIASDECYAALPWAEPFISDGIPSVLGDDISGPDKAGLLALYSASKQSNLAGYRAAMIAGDPALLAPLIEVRKHMGFLMPGPVQAAMTAVLDDDDHVAQQRSVYERRRAVLMEATGRAGLVADPLTRAGLYLWLEDGSGRLDGWGIVKALSERGILVAPGTFYGESSRMKVRMSLTATDDAIDAAAERLSSAPLGA, from the coding sequence ATGCCGCTCCTGGGGGAAGGTCTTCCGGACTTCCCGTGGGACACTCTGACGCCCTATAAGACAGTTGCCTATGCCTACCCGGGCGTGACTGCCGATCTCTCGATCGGAACGCCAGTCGATCCCACCCCTCGCATCGCCATCGAGGCATTGCGAGCCTCCGAGCAGTCGCCCGGGTACCCTCCCGCGTTGGGAACCCCCGAGTTGCGCTCTGCGATGGTGACCTGGTGGGCTCGCACGCGTGGAGCCACCGTCGGACTCGATGGGGTGCTGCCGACTATCGGCAGCAAAGAGATGGTTGCGCTCCTTCCATCCCTCCTCGGGATAACCGGAAATGTTCTCATCCCAGCCTGCTCATACCCGACGTACGATGTCGGCACGCGCCTGAGCGGAGCCACCCCCGTCCCCATCGATCCTGCCTCCGACCCGGAGACGTGGCCGTCAGCGGACCTCGTGTGGCTGAACTCCCCGGGCAACCCCCACGGCCACGTCCTGGATCGTGACCAGCTCCGGGCCATTGTCGCGTGGGGCCGCCGCACAGGAACAATCATCGCCTCTGACGAATGCTATGCGGCCCTGCCGTGGGCTGAGCCCTTCATCTCCGACGGCATCCCCTCCGTTCTCGGCGACGACATTTCTGGGCCGGACAAGGCAGGCCTCCTTGCGCTGTACTCAGCGTCCAAGCAATCGAATCTTGCCGGATACCGGGCCGCGATGATCGCAGGCGATCCCGCACTTCTCGCCCCCCTCATCGAAGTCCGCAAGCACATGGGATTCCTGATGCCGGGGCCCGTGCAGGCCGCGATGACAGCCGTGCTCGATGACGACGACCACGTGGCACAGCAGCGTTCTGTCTATGAGCGCAGGCGTGCGGTCCTCATGGAAGCGACCGGCAGGGCCGGTCTCGTCGCCGACCCTCTCACGCGTGCCGGACTGTATCTGTGGCTCGAAGATGGCAGCGGCAGGTTGGATGGGTGGGGGATCGTCAAAGCGCTCTCCGAGCGCGGCATCCTCGTCGCCCCCGGCACGTTCTACGGGGAGTCAAGCCGCATGAAGGTCCGGATGTCGCTGACAGCGACTGATGATGCGATCGACGCGGCAGCGGAACGCCTCTCCTCCGCACCCCTGGGCGCCTAG
- a CDS encoding NUDIX domain-containing protein has translation MGSSADGIVYCACGSKHWGRAGAAGVLAWRDRGETEVILQLRAEWSMSGGTWGIPGGAIGFDETPLEGAIREAHEEAGLEPARVWAATTLTHPDWSYTTVVAEAAPHQAALVTDHESDAMEWVPWHALDGRVLMPAFEQSVPLMSTLLGRTLLVVDPSQLESGWEEALPLLGMRGIGADVLPAEYRDAINHRVGPDRTVTLFPDIALRGSGRPLTAASYPGTIAPTMGWTEGAEAVDMGAYDRVVTVGGSADGLTIAPSIIRGIISQPQRAQTD, from the coding sequence ATGGGATCTAGCGCCGACGGCATCGTCTACTGCGCCTGTGGCAGCAAGCATTGGGGCCGCGCTGGGGCCGCAGGCGTACTTGCGTGGCGAGACCGTGGGGAGACCGAGGTTATCCTGCAGCTCCGGGCGGAATGGTCGATGTCTGGCGGGACGTGGGGTATCCCCGGAGGCGCCATCGGATTCGATGAGACTCCCCTTGAGGGCGCTATCCGCGAGGCACACGAAGAGGCGGGCCTTGAGCCTGCACGCGTGTGGGCTGCCACCACTCTCACCCATCCCGACTGGTCCTATACGACCGTGGTGGCGGAAGCCGCCCCACATCAGGCGGCACTCGTGACTGACCACGAATCGGATGCGATGGAGTGGGTTCCCTGGCACGCCCTCGATGGCAGAGTCCTCATGCCGGCCTTTGAGCAGAGCGTCCCTCTCATGTCCACCCTCCTGGGGCGGACGCTTCTTGTCGTCGACCCGTCACAGCTCGAGTCCGGCTGGGAGGAGGCACTCCCCCTCCTCGGCATGCGAGGGATCGGGGCCGACGTTCTGCCCGCCGAGTATCGGGACGCGATCAATCACCGCGTGGGGCCCGATCGTACTGTCACGCTCTTCCCCGACATCGCTCTCCGCGGCTCGGGGAGGCCCCTCACGGCGGCTTCCTACCCCGGGACGATTGCACCGACTATGGGATGGACAGAAGGTGCGGAGGCTGTCGACATGGGCGCGTACGACCGCGTCGTGACGGTCGGGGGCTCTGCGGATGGACTCACCATTGCCCCCTCGATCATCAGAGGTATTATCTCGCAGCCGCAGCGCGCGCAGACGGACTAG
- a CDS encoding Maf family protein, with product MKLCLASASPGRYKVLTGAGIVPEVVVSEVDEDAIMAGMVGAPARDIVLALARAKAEAVAQQTDHSLIIGCDSMFEMGGEILGKPHTPEVARERLTAMAGRSGVLYTGHWLIAPETGVGGVSEATVHVAPMSAREIDAYIATGEPLHVAGSFTIDGFGGPFIDRLEGDPHGVTGLSLPLLRELLARTGRSITELWDGI from the coding sequence ATGAAGCTCTGTCTCGCTAGCGCCTCTCCCGGCCGCTACAAGGTTCTGACGGGGGCGGGAATAGTCCCCGAGGTTGTCGTCTCCGAGGTGGACGAGGACGCCATCATGGCCGGCATGGTCGGCGCGCCTGCACGGGACATCGTTCTCGCATTGGCACGGGCAAAGGCAGAGGCGGTTGCCCAGCAGACGGATCATTCCCTCATCATCGGCTGCGACTCGATGTTCGAGATGGGAGGAGAGATTCTCGGCAAGCCACACACGCCCGAGGTGGCCCGTGAGCGCCTGACTGCCATGGCGGGGCGCTCAGGGGTTCTCTACACCGGGCACTGGCTCATCGCACCCGAGACTGGCGTCGGTGGAGTATCGGAAGCAACCGTCCATGTCGCCCCCATGTCTGCCCGCGAGATCGACGCCTATATTGCCACCGGAGAGCCGCTTCATGTTGCCGGTTCCTTCACGATCGACGGCTTCGGCGGGCCTTTCATCGACCGCCTGGAGGGCGATCCTCACGGTGTCACCGGCCTGTCGCTGCCGCTGCTGCGGGAACTGCTCGCACGCACGGGGCGTTCGATCACGGAGCTGTGGGATGGGATCTAG